A window of the Candidatus Bathyarchaeia archaeon genome harbors these coding sequences:
- a CDS encoding YHS domain-containing protein, producing the protein MALDVVCKMEVDPKTAKWKSEYKGKTYYFCAPMCKQKFDRTPEKYVKSK; encoded by the coding sequence ATGGCTTTGGATGTTGTCTGCAAGATGGAAGTAGACCCGAAAACCGCCAAGTGGAAGTCTGAATACAAGGGCAAAACCTACTATTTCTGCGCACCCATGTGCAAGCAGAAATTTGATAGAACCCCAGAGAAATACGTCAAATCCAAGTAA
- a CDS encoding AAA family ATPase, translating into MNENDLAGQIAEQLVGRGREIRLILAAVRSGTPVLIEGGVGRGKTKVSLEVAKALKRPFFRVDGAPDMTMQKIVGWFDPSLVLLESDEAEKRDIKPGFSWDTFIDGPLTKAMKEGGILFVNEGTRLPSDTWNALLTAMDERIVVIPKLGTIKAEPGFSVIVTANPMEHAGAYPLPEAAADRFVWVPMERQDSSEEREIIRRELLLRGYEDIAKNEQALDVIEACVNQTFHHPDLATGVSVRAGIQMGCILAELDGDARDEDVVLQAALMAFQKKLKLKDNVTKTREQITAEVVNAAFHGAFRERVSRLPDRRDPFANDENSQADERSSAKRKDEIDEELVRKKAVAKQPNKSLAMREIYTLRSYAKDRPEKVAEQLNSDPEYIKEVQGANPEVFLEVFHKVRPWLHEKVYDLILHTYTDSVLRKAEEIYLTGAKSPLMRRVDYESGREVDWDETIDSYTETMTVNNDTIVSKEPSRIKRSLVLMMDQSGSMAGRKILTAALCTGVLSHALKDEEFAVLLFSSKVCALKEINARKDLHRLVREILEQKPEGFTDIKGALDMGLKQMTKASSKAKIGVLITDGIHTTEDPVPIAEEYPALHVLAVPSARGKVVNFENCRRLAEAGKGKFLVLRNYEDVPSTVLRLLTFD; encoded by the coding sequence TTGAATGAGAATGATTTGGCTGGTCAGATTGCTGAGCAGTTGGTTGGTCGCGGACGTGAGATTCGTTTGATTCTGGCAGCGGTGAGGTCTGGTACTCCGGTTTTGATTGAAGGCGGAGTTGGGCGAGGGAAAACTAAGGTTTCTTTGGAGGTGGCTAAGGCGTTGAAGCGTCCTTTTTTCCGTGTTGACGGCGCGCCTGACATGACGATGCAGAAGATTGTGGGTTGGTTTGATCCTTCCCTCGTTTTGCTGGAATCGGATGAGGCGGAGAAGCGGGATATCAAGCCTGGTTTTTCGTGGGACACGTTTATCGATGGACCTTTAACGAAGGCTATGAAGGAAGGCGGCATTCTTTTCGTTAACGAGGGCACCCGTCTTCCCTCTGACACGTGGAATGCCTTGCTGACAGCTATGGATGAGCGAATCGTAGTTATCCCCAAGCTCGGAACTATAAAGGCAGAACCGGGTTTTTCTGTTATCGTGACTGCGAATCCGATGGAGCATGCTGGGGCTTATCCTCTTCCTGAGGCAGCGGCTGATCGTTTTGTGTGGGTTCCTATGGAGCGTCAAGACTCGAGTGAGGAGCGGGAGATCATTCGTCGAGAGCTTTTACTACGAGGATATGAGGACATAGCCAAGAATGAACAAGCCTTGGATGTTATTGAGGCGTGTGTGAATCAGACTTTTCATCATCCCGACTTGGCCACGGGAGTTTCGGTTCGAGCTGGCATTCAGATGGGTTGCATACTTGCTGAGTTGGATGGAGACGCGCGCGATGAGGATGTGGTTCTTCAAGCAGCTCTCATGGCTTTTCAGAAGAAACTCAAGCTGAAAGATAATGTAACAAAGACTAGAGAGCAGATCACAGCTGAAGTGGTTAACGCGGCGTTTCACGGAGCCTTCCGAGAAAGAGTCAGCCGCCTACCAGACCGCCGCGACCCCTTTGCCAATGACGAGAATTCTCAAGCAGACGAAAGGAGTAGTGCCAAGCGAAAAGATGAGATTGATGAAGAGCTAGTGAGAAAGAAGGCAGTTGCTAAGCAGCCTAATAAATCGCTTGCGATGAGAGAGATTTACACGTTAAGGTCTTACGCTAAGGACAGACCTGAAAAAGTTGCGGAACAGCTCAACAGCGACCCTGAATACATCAAAGAGGTGCAAGGTGCGAATCCTGAAGTTTTCTTAGAGGTTTTCCACAAGGTTCGACCATGGCTTCACGAGAAGGTTTACGATCTCATTCTGCACACGTACACTGATAGCGTCTTGAGGAAGGCTGAAGAAATCTATCTCACTGGAGCCAAGTCGCCTTTGATGAGGCGAGTTGACTATGAATCTGGCAGAGAAGTGGACTGGGATGAAACAATCGACAGTTACACTGAGACAATGACGGTTAATAATGACACGATAGTTTCCAAAGAGCCTTCTCGAATCAAACGTTCCTTGGTTCTCATGATGGATCAGTCTGGTTCGATGGCTGGGAGAAAGATTTTGACTGCAGCCTTATGCACAGGTGTTCTCTCCCACGCGTTAAAGGATGAGGAGTTTGCTGTTCTCTTGTTCAGCAGCAAGGTCTGTGCTCTTAAGGAAATCAATGCGCGCAAAGACTTGCACAGGCTCGTAAGGGAAATCTTGGAGCAGAAACCTGAGGGCTTCACCGACATTAAAGGAGCGTTAGACATGGGGTTGAAACAAATGACGAAAGCCTCTTCTAAAGCCAAGATTGGCGTTCTCATAACAGATGGCATACACACGACAGAAGACCCTGTTCCGATAGCTGAGGAATACCCAGCCCTCCACGTTTTGGCGGTTCCGAGCGCAAGAGGAAAAGTAGTGAATTTCGAAAACTGTCGACGACTAGCTGAAGCAGGGAAAGGAAAGTTCCTCGTGCTGAGAAACTACGAGGATGTGCCTTCAACCGTGCTCAGGTTACTCACGTTTGATTGA
- a CDS encoding ABC transporter, which yields MTGRKEFFQITKYARRYDKREGKFIVDIAYETATEITPRTIAVSEAFGLGADQQQKFVIFDNVELKIGFNDIVYITGDSGSGKSVLLRTLEKDIRDNPELGGVINIADIDVDPDKPLIETVGKTVEEGLELLSRVGLNDAFLFVRRYRELSDGQRYCYKIAKMMESKAQFWVMDEFCATLDRDTAKIVAYNLQKLARANGRAVLAAQRTRISLRT from the coding sequence ATGACAGGGCGAAAGGAATTTTTCCAAATTACGAAGTATGCCCGTCGCTATGATAAACGAGAAGGCAAATTCATAGTTGACATTGCGTATGAAACAGCAACAGAGATCACACCACGCACAATAGCGGTTTCAGAAGCGTTTGGGCTCGGCGCCGATCAGCAGCAGAAGTTTGTCATCTTCGACAACGTGGAGCTAAAAATCGGCTTCAACGACATCGTGTACATCACGGGTGATTCTGGCAGCGGCAAATCGGTTTTGCTACGCACATTGGAGAAGGATATCCGAGATAACCCTGAGTTGGGCGGCGTCATCAACATCGCCGACATCGACGTGGATCCTGACAAGCCTCTAATTGAAACTGTGGGCAAAACCGTTGAGGAAGGCTTAGAGCTGCTTTCTCGAGTAGGCTTAAATGATGCCTTTCTTTTCGTTAGGCGTTATCGTGAGCTTTCTGACGGGCAACGTTACTGTTACAAGATTGCTAAGATGATGGAGAGTAAGGCTCAGTTTTGGGTTATGGATGAATTCTGCGCCACTTTGGACCGGGACACCGCTAAAATCGTAGCTTACAACCTTCAGAAGCTTGCTAGGGCAAACGGCAGAGCTGTCCTAGCAGCCCAACGCACACGGATCTCTTTGAGGACCTGA
- the cas1 gene encoding CRISPR-associated endonuclease Cas1 — translation MGKAKTEKIILDQFGQYLGLEKGCYIIKDKNGNIQRYPQFENEIGEVILKSGNMVSVGALASFGFWEIDVLIMTQKGMPVATLRSIDDDSHVETRIKQYQALENGKGIEIAKQIILGKLKGQNEILRKYGLRQHDLFTVKTRLDEICKHDLITARRKILALEGQTTDRYYEQIFQLLPKTLKIDKRKTKGAYDGINNILNLAYTMLKWKVTKAILNAKLELFLGWVHSVKFGKPSLVCDLMELYRFLCDDYVIQFCLKLNKRDFTVKTENCSSNRKGKREYLNDKKTMNLMRDLTAYFEKTVEIPRIMHGNRQSIDTLISEEALLLAKYLRNEIKTWIPRIAIT, via the coding sequence ATGGGTAAGGCAAAAACAGAAAAGATAATTCTAGATCAGTTTGGTCAATATCTAGGATTAGAAAAAGGTTGTTACATAATAAAAGACAAAAATGGAAACATACAGCGTTATCCACAGTTTGAAAATGAAATCGGAGAAGTCATACTGAAAAGCGGAAATATGGTTTCAGTTGGCGCATTAGCAAGTTTTGGATTCTGGGAAATAGACGTTCTAATAATGACACAGAAAGGTATGCCCGTTGCTACACTAAGAAGTATAGATGATGATTCACACGTTGAAACAAGAATAAAACAGTATCAAGCATTAGAAAATGGTAAAGGCATAGAAATAGCTAAACAAATCATTCTAGGAAAACTGAAAGGTCAAAATGAGATTCTAAGAAAATATGGTTTAAGACAGCATGACTTGTTCACAGTCAAAACTAGACTTGATGAAATATGCAAACACGATCTAATTACAGCAAGAAGAAAAATTCTAGCATTAGAAGGACAAACAACAGATAGATACTATGAACAAATCTTTCAGCTATTGCCTAAAACATTGAAGATAGATAAACGCAAAACAAAAGGTGCGTATGATGGCATTAACAACATTCTAAATCTAGCTTACACAATGCTGAAATGGAAAGTAACTAAAGCAATTCTAAACGCAAAATTGGAATTATTTTTAGGGTGGGTTCATTCGGTCAAGTTTGGAAAACCTAGTCTAGTATGCGACCTAATGGAATTGTATAGGTTTTTGTGCGATGACTATGTGATACAATTCTGTCTCAAACTAAACAAAAGAGATTTCACAGTGAAAACAGAAAACTGTTCAAGCAACAGAAAAGGCAAAAGAGAATACTTGAACGATAAGAAAACAATGAATCTAATGCGAGACCTAACAGCCTATTTTGAAAAGACAGTTGAGATTCCTAGAATCATGCACGGTAACAGACAGAGCATTGACACATTAATCTCTGAGGAAGCCCTGCTCTTAGCTAAATATTTGAGAAACGAAATAAAAACATGGATTCCAAGAATTGCTATTACCTGA
- a CDS encoding DUF2116 family Zn-ribbon domain-containing protein codes for MSNDNKPKNNSTELFWIQGEGMSRRNHNIDIVKKCILQGDTYQQIWMKCGRYFTSRKFDEYYNFALDEINNGIEPIKLRESPKKEFEYGGHSCFNCGKGIPLNLNFCSEICAKEYSSKKKRVQ; via the coding sequence TTGAGTAATGACAATAAACCTAAGAATAATTCTACAGAATTGTTTTGGATTCAAGGAGAAGGAATGAGTAGAAGAAACCACAACATAGACATAGTGAAAAAATGCATTTTACAAGGAGACACTTACCAACAGATTTGGATGAAATGCGGAAGATACTTTACAAGTAGAAAATTCGATGAATACTATAATTTTGCCTTAGATGAAATCAATAACGGTATTGAACCTATTAAATTGAGAGAATCGCCAAAAAAAGAATTTGAATATGGTGGTCATTCATGTTTCAATTGTGGTAAGGGTATTCCTCTTAATTTGAATTTTTGCAGTGAAATCTGTGCTAAAGAATACAGTAGCAAAAAGAAGAGGGTTCAATAA
- a CDS encoding AbrB/MazE/SpoVT family DNA-binding domain-containing protein: MSKKGYSVKRRLQEQSGSYFVVLPKLWVEKEGLQESDELSVIFNGIVKVIPIKKEVKPIE, encoded by the coding sequence ATGTCGAAAAAAGGATATAGCGTGAAAAGGAGACTGCAAGAGCAGAGCGGCTCTTACTTCGTTGTTCTACCTAAACTCTGGGTAGAGAAAGAAGGTCTCCAAGAGAGCGATGAGCTTTCTGTCATTTTCAATGGAATAGTGAAGGTCATACCGATAAAGAAAGAGGTGAAGCCCATTGAGTAA
- a CDS encoding nucleotidyltransferase domain-containing protein produces MRLREKHVLDLSKIVDVVSKVNGVVGVFLFGSLARGDFDEFSDYDLLVVFEDRTVMWRSWDALFEAVGALQLNLHVVPETVDELKQANPVFLDDLFKFGKVLFARFPFEVFAGPIGLESYCLVVYEMSGLSVRDKMKVVYFLYRKGGAGELARVSGFRVGEGCLLVPSRAGDVVVEGLKGYGVIARKLETYSSGDHVKALFGKTD; encoded by the coding sequence TTGCGATTGAGAGAAAAGCACGTGTTAGATTTAAGTAAGATTGTTGACGTGGTTTCAAAGGTAAACGGTGTTGTGGGAGTCTTTCTTTTTGGTAGTTTGGCGAGGGGTGATTTTGATGAGTTTTCTGATTATGATCTGCTAGTTGTTTTCGAGGATAGGACGGTGATGTGGCGGAGTTGGGATGCCTTGTTCGAGGCTGTTGGAGCGTTGCAACTGAATTTGCATGTGGTTCCTGAGACTGTGGACGAGTTGAAACAGGCAAATCCTGTGTTCCTGGATGATCTGTTCAAGTTTGGGAAGGTCCTGTTTGCAAGGTTTCCGTTTGAGGTTTTTGCTGGACCTATTGGGTTAGAGTCCTACTGCTTGGTTGTTTATGAGATGAGTGGTTTGAGTGTGAGAGACAAGATGAAGGTGGTTTATTTCCTGTATAGAAAAGGAGGCGCAGGCGAGCTTGCCAGGGTGAGTGGATTTAGGGTTGGTGAGGGTTGTCTTTTGGTTCCGAGCAGGGCTGGCGACGTGGTTGTTGAAGGCTTGAAGGGTTATGGCGTCATTGCTAGAAAACTTGAGACTTATTCGAGCGGAGACCATGTTAAAGCATTGTTTGGTAAGACTGATTAA
- a CDS encoding ORC1-type DNA replication protein — protein sequence MFNYTSLFKDESKLDINYVPTRLPHRETELNLLNQFFRFAVETPGKMTQRILVVGKVGSGKTALTQLFGQNITREAQKRGINLHYAHVNCRECKGSLFMIIQRVVLKFHPNYPRRGYSAQELLQTLMQVLDDQKAHLILTLDELDALIQNEGSDALYTLTRVQEDRQTPTQRLSVIGIVRDTALLNTLDASTRSTLQRNIIKLEEYSQPQLHDILDDRITNAFRDNTVPPQSIDLIAELATLENGDARYAIELMWRAGKYADAQTARELLPEHIRKAAGSVYPTIRKDTISLLNLHQKLLLLGIARQFKQSDSAYLSMGEAENAYAVICEEYGHEKRGHTQLWKYVHELSTLDIIKAESSGTGQRGKTTLISLPKISAAELETELRRSLGA from the coding sequence ATGTTCAACTACACCAGCCTATTCAAAGATGAATCCAAACTCGACATAAACTACGTGCCCACACGCCTACCCCACAGAGAAACCGAACTCAACCTACTCAACCAGTTCTTCAGGTTCGCAGTGGAAACCCCGGGCAAAATGACCCAACGCATACTCGTAGTAGGCAAAGTCGGCAGCGGCAAAACCGCGTTAACACAACTCTTCGGACAAAACATAACCCGCGAAGCACAAAAACGCGGCATCAACCTCCACTACGCGCACGTCAACTGCCGCGAATGCAAAGGCAGCCTCTTCATGATAATCCAACGCGTAGTCCTCAAATTTCACCCCAACTACCCCAGACGCGGATACTCAGCCCAAGAACTGCTGCAAACCTTGATGCAAGTGCTCGACGACCAAAAAGCCCACCTCATCCTCACACTCGACGAGTTAGACGCACTCATCCAAAACGAAGGCTCCGACGCCCTCTACACACTAACCCGCGTACAGGAAGACCGCCAAACACCAACCCAGAGACTATCCGTAATCGGCATAGTAAGAGACACCGCCTTACTCAACACATTAGACGCCAGCACTAGGAGCACGCTGCAACGCAACATAATCAAACTCGAAGAATACTCACAGCCACAACTCCATGACATACTAGACGACCGCATAACCAACGCCTTCCGAGACAACACCGTGCCACCCCAAAGCATCGACCTCATCGCCGAACTAGCCACACTTGAAAACGGAGACGCCCGCTACGCCATAGAACTCATGTGGCGAGCCGGCAAATACGCCGACGCCCAAACCGCACGTGAGCTTCTACCCGAACACATCCGCAAAGCAGCCGGCAGCGTCTACCCCACCATACGAAAAGACACAATCTCCCTGCTCAACCTGCACCAAAAACTCCTACTATTAGGCATAGCCCGCCAATTCAAACAGTCAGACTCCGCTTACCTGTCCATGGGCGAAGCAGAGAACGCCTACGCCGTAATCTGCGAAGAATACGGCCACGAGAAAAGAGGACACACCCAACTCTGGAAATACGTACACGAATTGTCAACCCTCGACATCATCAAAGCTGAATCCTCAGGCACGGGGCAAAGAGGCAAAACCACGCTGATCAGCCTGCCCAAAATCAGCGCAGCCGAACTAGAAACCGAACTGCGCAGGTCGCTTGGAGCCTAA
- a CDS encoding winged helix-turn-helix domain-containing protein, translated as MSIETVFSSKGRVKILRILVEIGELNISEIARRAKLNYTTTNQHLQILETSGIIRHKNFGRIRIFRFNNENPRAKSIKELIEEWNSKSG; from the coding sequence ATGTCCATTGAAACCGTGTTCTCATCCAAAGGCAGAGTGAAAATCCTCAGAATCCTAGTGGAAATAGGCGAACTAAACATCTCAGAAATCGCCCGAAGAGCCAAACTCAACTACACCACGACCAACCAGCACCTGCAAATCCTAGAAACCTCAGGAATTATCAGACACAAAAATTTTGGACGCATACGCATATTCCGCTTCAACAACGAAAACCCACGCGCGAAAAGCATCAAAGAATTAATTGAAGAATGGAACAGTAAGAGTGGATAA
- the moaC gene encoding cyclic pyranopterin monophosphate synthase MoaC: MTMVDVTNKPAVHREATAKGQIKLKPETIRRIKQGKIEKGDPFTVAKIAGILAAKNTSSLIPLCHPLPLTSVDVILKILNTSTVEAEATVKTRAQTGVEMEALTAVSTALLTVWDMTKQYEKNQKGQYPETAIHNIHVVRKVKQE, encoded by the coding sequence ATGACCATGGTCGACGTGACAAACAAACCCGCAGTCCACCGCGAAGCCACAGCCAAAGGACAAATCAAACTAAAGCCTGAAACCATACGCCGAATCAAACAGGGAAAAATCGAAAAAGGCGACCCCTTCACAGTCGCCAAAATAGCCGGAATTCTAGCTGCAAAGAACACAAGCTCACTAATACCATTATGCCACCCTTTACCATTAACCAGCGTAGATGTCATCCTGAAAATTCTGAACACCTCCACCGTTGAAGCAGAAGCCACAGTCAAGACTAGAGCGCAAACAGGCGTCGAAATGGAAGCCCTAACAGCAGTTTCCACCGCGCTCCTCACAGTCTGGGACATGACAAAACAGTATGAAAAAAACCAGAAAGGGCAGTATCCAGAGACAGCTATCCACAACATTCACGTTGTGCGCAAGGTTAAGCAGGAATGA
- a CDS encoding MogA/MoaB family molybdenum cofactor biosynthesis protein, giving the protein MAETSKKHKEKAPESLSFAVVTISTSRYKESQRGKPITDESGDIIIKVLRNNGHKVVIQRLVSDDRAMIQKTIRGMLDSSEIDAIITSGGTGITPSDVTIEAVAPLLEKELPGFGELFRHLTYQDIGSAALMSRAIGGVAKGKAVFCLPGSPHAVKLCLERLILPETAHIVLHARGK; this is encoded by the coding sequence TTGGCTGAGACATCAAAAAAACACAAGGAAAAAGCACCGGAAAGCCTCAGCTTCGCAGTTGTCACCATAAGCACAAGCCGATACAAAGAGTCCCAACGCGGCAAACCGATAACAGACGAGTCCGGTGACATCATCATCAAAGTGCTGCGGAACAATGGGCATAAGGTCGTGATACAGCGGCTGGTATCAGACGACCGAGCCATGATCCAAAAAACTATTCGCGGAATGCTGGACTCTTCAGAAATCGACGCCATAATCACAAGCGGCGGAACAGGAATAACACCTTCAGATGTCACAATCGAAGCGGTAGCGCCATTACTGGAAAAGGAGTTGCCTGGCTTCGGCGAGCTCTTCCGACACTTAACTTATCAGGATATAGGCTCAGCCGCCCTAATGAGCCGAGCGATCGGGGGAGTCGCAAAAGGCAAAGCAGTTTTCTGCCTGCCAGGCTCACCTCACGCTGTAAAATTGTGTCTTGAAAGACTTATATTGCCCGAAACGGCGCATATTGTTCTCCACGCCCGTGGAAAGTAG
- the moaA gene encoding GTP 3',8-cyclase MoaA → MLYDNCGRPTLNLRISLTQRCNLKCVYCHREGQNPGSAMPEMTKEEVLRIAKMAVSLGMNRIKLTGGEPLLRSDIVDIVRGITNIPGLRDLSMTTNGTRLSTLATPLKEAGLTRVNISLPSLDSKTYSLISGGDLNDAINGVAAAVKAGLYPVKLNMLILRGINTADIPKMIEFARQSQTILQLIELEPVNIQDDYYKEHFFALNGLELELKKQALEVHTRGDMQNRHVYSLPGVKVEVVHPIENTDFCARCTRLRLTSDGKLKPCLMINDNLVDVLTALRKGGTDQELKELFEAAVKRREPYYKSAEAF, encoded by the coding sequence TTGCTTTACGACAATTGCGGGCGCCCCACGCTCAACCTACGGATTTCCTTGACGCAACGCTGCAACCTCAAATGCGTCTACTGCCACCGCGAAGGCCAGAACCCAGGCTCAGCAATGCCTGAAATGACCAAGGAAGAAGTCTTGCGCATAGCCAAGATGGCTGTATCCTTAGGCATGAACCGCATCAAACTCACAGGCGGAGAACCACTACTACGCTCAGACATAGTTGACATTGTGCGTGGCATAACGAACATTCCCGGTCTGCGCGACCTGTCCATGACCACGAACGGAACACGTCTTTCCACTTTAGCGACACCTCTGAAAGAAGCAGGTTTAACCCGAGTAAACATTAGTCTCCCCTCTCTAGATTCGAAAACGTACTCATTGATCTCTGGTGGAGATCTGAACGATGCCATAAATGGGGTCGCCGCAGCCGTAAAAGCAGGCCTATACCCTGTAAAGCTAAACATGCTGATTCTACGCGGCATCAACACAGCCGACATTCCAAAGATGATCGAGTTTGCACGACAAAGCCAAACGATTCTGCAGTTAATAGAACTTGAGCCTGTCAACATCCAAGACGACTACTACAAGGAACATTTCTTCGCACTGAACGGCTTAGAGCTGGAGCTGAAAAAGCAAGCGCTGGAGGTTCACACAAGAGGCGACATGCAAAACCGCCATGTCTACTCCTTGCCCGGCGTGAAGGTTGAAGTGGTTCACCCGATCGAAAACACAGATTTCTGCGCTCGCTGCACTCGCCTGCGCTTGACAAGCGACGGCAAACTCAAACCTTGCCTCATGATAAATGATAACCTCGTCGATGTTCTAACAGCGTTGCGCAAGGGCGGCACAGATCAAGAGCTGAAGGAGCTGTTTGAGGCCGCTGTTAAAAGACGCGAACCTTACTACAAGTCTGCCGAAGCTTTTTGA
- a CDS encoding MFS transporter has product MITETVVERLEKASLTRFHYVLLLLGSLIYGFTAMNVLLIAAVLTPIIREFGLQQQPLVSGLLLSMGYLGMFVGALSCGILADHIGRKKTLLFTLSTMTVFTALNSVAPDPATMALLRFLAGIGLGGSLPQPGVYVSEYVPAKYRGRFLGLVETAWVYGALLSLIFPFFLLPNFGWRLTFLVALIPLFLVPIVIFYAPESLRYLQQKGRTSEAVSLLKKYSLVPSDFKLTSGSTSLSGGSRSVVAALKELWAPSYRRRTALLWIIWAVLVYTYHGIFIWLPTFYASPPLNLTVVRSIQWVLIVTLAQVPGYYSAALLLDHAGRKRIAFVYLLFAGVGSVLLSLAVIEATILAWSIVISFFNLGAWSALYAYTPELYPTAVRGTGAGAAASIGRLAGVIAPTATPLLYAYGGLAAAFSVFALFHVFGAVAVLVFGMETKGKALEEISKD; this is encoded by the coding sequence ATGATAACGGAAACCGTTGTGGAACGCTTGGAAAAGGCATCACTTACACGTTTTCACTACGTCTTGCTGTTACTTGGAAGTCTTATCTACGGCTTCACAGCGATGAACGTCCTACTCATTGCTGCCGTTTTAACTCCAATAATTCGGGAGTTTGGATTGCAGCAACAGCCACTAGTCTCAGGTCTCTTACTGAGCATGGGCTATCTGGGGATGTTTGTCGGCGCGTTGTCTTGCGGTATCCTAGCCGATCACATAGGCAGAAAGAAAACACTGCTGTTCACTCTATCAACCATGACTGTCTTCACTGCACTCAACTCGGTTGCACCTGATCCTGCCACGATGGCTTTGTTACGTTTTCTAGCTGGAATTGGCTTGGGCGGTTCTCTTCCTCAACCCGGAGTCTACGTTTCAGAATATGTGCCCGCAAAGTACCGCGGTCGTTTCTTGGGATTGGTTGAAACAGCGTGGGTTTACGGAGCATTGCTCTCGTTGATTTTTCCGTTTTTCCTACTTCCAAACTTTGGATGGCGCCTCACTTTTCTGGTAGCTTTGATTCCGTTGTTCCTTGTTCCAATTGTAATCTTTTACGCGCCCGAATCTCTTCGATATCTGCAGCAAAAGGGAAGAACCAGCGAAGCCGTATCTTTACTGAAGAAGTATAGTCTCGTTCCATCAGACTTCAAGTTAACCAGCGGGTCGACTTCGTTGTCAGGGGGGAGCCGCAGTGTTGTTGCAGCCTTGAAGGAGTTGTGGGCTCCATCTTATCGCAGGAGAACAGCGCTCTTATGGATTATCTGGGCTGTTTTGGTATACACTTATCACGGGATTTTCATCTGGTTGCCAACGTTCTATGCGAGTCCACCGTTGAATTTGACTGTTGTCAGATCGATTCAATGGGTTCTTATTGTGACGTTGGCACAGGTTCCAGGTTACTACAGTGCAGCTTTACTGCTTGACCACGCTGGTAGAAAACGAATCGCGTTTGTGTATCTTCTTTTTGCTGGTGTGGGCAGTGTTCTGTTGAGTCTGGCTGTGATTGAAGCAACTATTCTTGCTTGGAGCATCGTCATCTCCTTCTTCAACCTCGGCGCTTGGTCTGCTTTGTACGCATACACACCTGAGCTGTATCCAACTGCGGTCAGGGGAACCGGGGCGGGCGCAGCAGCAAGCATAGGTCGTCTCGCAGGAGTAATCGCACCAACAGCCACGCCACTTCTGTATGCTTATGGAGGTTTAGCCGCGGCTTTCTCAGTTTTTGCTTTGTTTCATGTTTTTGGTGCTGTTGCGGTCCTTGTATTCGGGATGGAAACGAAGGGAAAAGCTCTCGAAGAAATCTCCAAAGATTGA
- a CDS encoding winged helix-turn-helix transcriptional regulator has product MNELDHKIFCELLKNSRVSDRQMARNLGTSQPTITRRRSNVEKKLIEGYTVIPKWQEIGYEIVVFTFIKGDRGVRKPVVFDETLRKVRDWFSKEPNVIFAATGEGLGFDGVMVSFHKCYSDYADFKKKHDKELSNFSAESQSFIVDINSPIALKPFHLKYLTDAK; this is encoded by the coding sequence ATGAACGAATTGGATCATAAGATTTTCTGTGAATTGCTGAAGAACTCTCGTGTAAGTGACAGGCAGATGGCGCGGAACTTGGGCACATCACAGCCCACCATCACTAGAAGACGATCGAACGTCGAGAAGAAGCTTATCGAAGGCTACACTGTTATCCCAAAGTGGCAGGAGATCGGATACGAGATTGTGGTGTTCACCTTCATAAAAGGAGACAGAGGTGTTCGCAAACCCGTCGTATTTGATGAGACCTTAAGGAAAGTCAGAGACTGGTTTTCGAAAGAACCCAACGTAATCTTCGCAGCAACAGGCGAAGGGTTGGGATTTGACGGAGTGATGGTTTCATTCCACAAATGCTACTCAGATTATGCTGACTTTAAGAAAAAGCATGACAAAGAGCTTTCGAACTTCTCGGCTGAGAGTCAAAGCTTCATAGTGGACATAAACTCGCCAATCGCTTTGAAACCGTTCCATCTGAAATATCTGACTGACGCAAAGTGA